The Coffea eugenioides isolate CCC68of chromosome 8, Ceug_1.0, whole genome shotgun sequence genome has a segment encoding these proteins:
- the LOC113779116 gene encoding BTB/POZ domain-containing protein NPY1, with amino-acid sequence MKFMKLGSKPDAFQAEGNSIRYVSSELATDVIVTVGEIKFYLHKFPLLSKSNHLQKLVSRGNEENVDEIQLINFPGGPKAFEICAKFCYGMTVTLNPYNVVAARCAAEYLEMTEDVDRGNLIFKIEVFLNTSVFRGWKDSIIVLQTTKSLLPWSEDLKIVGRCIDSIASKTSVDPSNITWSYTYNRKLAATEKKFDDGLKIPGKLESVPKDWWIEDLCELEIDLYKRVMIAVKSKGRMQGKIIGEALKTYAVRWLPDSIDALVSEVHNRRNKSLVETIICLLPFDKSTGCSCSFLLKLLKVAILVGADDALREDLIESISLKLDEASSIDLLVPARSPQSTTYDIELVKRLVNLFVSHEMNNQDLNAIQKSEKGITGLVLARGTWLNVGRLVDSYLAEIACDPNLTLSSFTELSRLVPESARPIHDGLYKAIDIYLKEHPTLTKADRKNLCSLMDAKKLTTDASMHAAQNDRLPLRVVVQVLYFEQVRTTAGVQTMDNSTHDALASTRNADEEWQRMGSENGKSLARQLSQMKVKDEDLPKPGKLAKKGSKNRGSGAQLLPSRSRRIFDKLWVVGKGNGNAENRSSETSASSQSPRSIIQGEIKSSGSSSRQRRHSIS; translated from the exons TTCCCTCTCTTGTCCAAGAGCAATCATCTGCAAAAACTTGTATCTAGAGGCAATGAGGAGAATGTTGATGAAATTCAATTGATTAATTTTCCTGGTGGACCAAAAGCATTTGAAATATGTGCTAAATTCTGCTACGGAATGACagtcactcttaacccttacaaTGTTGTAGCAGCTCGCTGTGCAGCTGAATACCTTGAGATGACTGAGGATGTGGATCGTGGAAACCTTATTTTCAAAATTGAGGTGTTCCTCAACACCAGTGTCTTCCGTGGCTGGAAAGACTCGATTATAGTTTTGCAGACCACAAAATCTCTTCTACCATGGTCTGAAGATCTAAAGATAGTGGGTAGATGTATAGATTCTATTGCATCTAAAACCTCAGTGGATCCTTCAAATATAACCTGGAGCTATACCTACAACCGAAAGTTAGCAGCcacagaaaaaaaatttgatgatgGTTTAAAAATTCCAGGAAAATTGGAGTCTGTGCCCAAGGATTGGTGGATCGAAGATTTATGTGAACTTGAGATTGACCTCTACAAGCGAGTTATGATTGCAGTAAAGTCGAAGGGAAGAATGCAGGGTAAGATAATAGGAGAGGCATTAAAGACTTACGCTGTCAGATGGCTTCCTGATTCAATTGATGCTTTGGTATCTGAAGTTCATAACAGAAGGAACAAATCTTTGGTTGAAACAATTATATGCTTATTGCCTTTTGACAAAAGTACTGGTTGTTCCTGCAGTTTCTTGCTTAAATTATTAAAAGTTGCTATTCTAGTTGGAGCAGATGATGCATTAAGAGAAGACCTAATAGAGAGCATCAGCTTAAAGTTGGATGAGGCTTCTTCTATTGACCTGTTGGTCCCTGCAAGATCTCCCCAATCCACAACTTATGACATTGAACTTGTCAAGCGTCTGGTTAACCTTTTCGTGTCCCATGAAATGAATAACCAGGATTTGAATGCCATTCAGAAAAGTGAGAAGGGAATCACTGGCTTAGTTTTGGCCCGAGGAACCTGGTTAAATGTTGGTAGACTTGTTGACAGCTATCTGGCTGAAATAGCTTGTGATCCAAACCTTACACTTTCTAGTTTCACTGAATTGTCTCGGTTGGTTCCAGAGTCAGCACGACCAATACATGATGGACTATATAAAGCCATTGACATCTATCTTAAG GAGCATCCGACCTTAACAAAAGCTGATAGGAAGAATCTATGCAGCCTAATGGATGCCAAGAAATTGACTACAGATGCATCTATGCATGCTGCACAAAATGACAGGCTGCCACTTCGCGTTGTGGTTCAAGTTCTATACTTTGAGCAAGTTAGAACAACTGCTGGCGTTCAGACCATGGACAACAGCACCCATGATGCATTAGCTTCCACAAGAAACGCAGATGAAGAATGGCAGAGGATGGGATCCGAAAATGGCAAGTCATTGGCAAGACAACTGAGTCAAATGAAGGTGAAAGATGAAGATCTGCCAAAACCTGGAAAGTTGGCCAAAAAGGGGAGTAAAAATAGAGGTAGTGGTGCACAGTTGCTACCATCTCGCTCTAGGAGGATATTTGATAAATTGTGGGTTGTCGGTAAAGGAAATGGAAATGCCGAGAACCGGAGCTCTGAGACCTCAGCTAGTTCCCAGAGCCCGAGGTCGATTATTCAAGGGGAGATCAAGTCTTCTGGTTCATCTTCAAGACAAAGGAGGCATTCCATTTCATGA
- the LOC113779055 gene encoding phospholipase D Z-like, whose amino-acid sequence MMRKKSTQPITLFLLFILFLVIIINSCLSCPIKIVGAHSYDSRFPAGDADEEENEQCKAWLVQSIPTDMPHLPRVPGVLSSADVLRWLAGNSSETLDIIAQYWQLVAQPNDPRSGDYGYSKEEMQKFGANEGFEVYRELENAANRNIKIRLLQHSGVYPDYTDEPSNLASGRPNVKSVTLLLRDWWGSGVVHTKVWISDGQDVYIGSANNDWKSLTQVKELGIYLVGCPAIARKVSTYFANLWKLAHLNVSSYTKVAWDKQWQVRRKFPCWSHFLHPKVRCRTPLYDIVEIPHVIGYPMLSDPSMFHIPIETPGCNGSTLQTESSYLSFAPPELSFGRYQTDEQAWVDTIKSVRKGSTIRISTMDWLGQSQYTTNKVYWASLSSAISEVVFSKHAKVKILVAYWAHFINNTDQYLKSLLYSNNLCSSSKYNKCSGKIEIKYYIVPGYNLTGPAMTKGTATGNLYPGYTRVNHGKYAVTDVRAHISTSNLVWDYFYTTAGISFGTYNGAIVSQLQEIFEADWNSPYVIPVESMEGGHSCQS is encoded by the exons ATGATGAGGAAGAAATCAACACAGCCCATCAcgctttttcttctttttatcctCTTTTTAGTGATTATCATCAACAGTTGTTTGAGCTGCCCCATCAAAATCGTTGGAGCCCATTCCTACGACTCTCGTTTCCCAGCCGGCGATgctgatgaagaagaaaatgaacaatGTAAAGCGTGGTTGGTTCAATCAATTCCCACCGATATGCCTCACCTCCCTCGCGTCCCCGGCGTCCTCTCCTCTG CTGATGTACTTCGATGGTTGGCTGGCAACTCTTCTGAGACCCTCGACATAATTGCACAGTACTGGCAATTGGTAGCACAGCCCAATGATCCACGTTCAGGAGATTATGGATATTCAAAAGAAGAGATGCAAAAATTTGGAGCTAATGAAGGCTTTGAAGTTTATAGAGAACTAGAAAATGCAGCAAACCGCAATATAAAGATCAG ACTTTTGCAGCACTCTGGAGTTTATCCTGATTACACCGACGAACCATCCAATCTTGCATCAGGAAGGCCGAATGTGAAAAGCGTCACATTGTTGCTTCGTGATTGGTGGGGATCAGGCGTAGTCCATACAAAGGTTTGGATATCTGATGGTCAAGATGTATATATCGGATCTGCAAACAATGACTGGAAATCTCTCACTCAG gtgaaGGAACTTGGAATATATCTTGTTGGTTGTCCAGCAATAGCAAGAAAAGTTAGTACCTACTTTGCCAACCTATGGAAGCTTGCCCATCTTAATGTTTCATCATATACAAAAGTAGCGTGGGACAAGCAATGGCAAGTTAGAAGAAAGTTTCCTTGTTGGTCACATTTTCTTCATCCAAAAGTAAGATGCAG AACACCTCTTTATGATATTGTGGAGATTCCCCATGTAATTGGTTATCCTATGCTGTCAGACCCTTCTATGTTCCATATACCAATTGAAACACCTGGATGCAATGGTTCGACATTGCAGACTGAATCCAGTTATCTATCCTTTGCGCCTCCAGAG CTATCATTTGGCAGGTACCAGACAGATGAACAGGCTTGGGTGGATACTATTAAATCAGTACGAAAGGGGTCAACCATTAGAATTAGTACCATGGACTGGCTTGGTCAATCACAGTACACGACAAACAAAGTTTACTGGGCATCGCTTTCTTCAGCTATATCTGAG GTAGTCTTTTCCAAGCATGCAAAGGTGAAGATACTGGTGGCATACTGGGCTCATTTTATCAATAACACAGATCAATACTTGAAGTCTCTCCTGTATTCCAACAATCTATGCTCTTCTTCCAAGTACAACAAATGTTCCGGCAAAATCGAGATCAAATACTACATTGTACCAGGATACAATTTAACTGGACCAGCCATGACTAAGGGTACCGCCACAGGAAATCTATATCCAGGATATACAAGAGTCAACCACGGAAAATATGCAGTTACTGATGTACGAGCCCATATTAGCACTAGTAATCTGGTATGGGACTACTTTTATACCACAGCCGGTATCAGCTTTGGAACATACAATGGTGCCATTGTTTCACAGCTTCAAGAAATTTTTGAAGCTGATTGGAATTCACCTTATGTGATACCTGTAGAATCAATGGAAGGAGGACATTCATGTCAAAGTTGA